The proteins below are encoded in one region of Flammeovirga kamogawensis:
- a CDS encoding amidohydrolase, with the protein MPLFYRNTFFRLVLFACVLFTSCDTNNFKEKADHIYYNGTVYTVDNEFNIAEAFAVKDEEILAIGTTENILKKYSSDSKIDLKQKYIYPGFIDAHSHFFWFAEGLNNLDLSNTNSLEEVLEVLNTANKNTPKDVIIGYGWDNTKWTNKNLPTKSILDKYFKNTPVILSRIDGHAMWVNSKVLELAQITDSTKVQGGEIVKMNGNPTGVLVDNAMDFVNKLELGKVHPNQLPLLLSQAQDSCFKVGLTGVSDFGYIKRPTLILYDSLYRKGVLKIHNYAMLDASLDGIDYMLSENYIENEEFPRAIKLRGDGALGSHGACLLSPYKDKKETYGQMVLSSDKIREISKIAFDKEFQVCVHAIGDSTNREVLKIFSELLEHNNDRRWRIEHAQVVNPKDIFFFKNYSIIPSVQPMHATSDMDFAIERLGDVRIQHSYTFQTLLNQNNWLPLGTDFPVEPINPLYTFYAAVARKDRSGLPEKGFQLKEALTREQALRGMTSWAAKAQFMEDRIGSIEEGKEADFIILDKDIMKIEIDEVLKVEVINTYIKGNKVY; encoded by the coding sequence ATGCCTTTATTTTATCGTAATACTTTCTTTAGATTAGTGCTATTTGCATGTGTTTTATTTACTTCATGTGATACAAATAATTTTAAAGAAAAAGCTGACCATATTTATTACAATGGAACAGTTTATACAGTTGATAATGAATTTAATATAGCGGAAGCTTTTGCAGTTAAGGATGAAGAAATTTTAGCAATAGGTACGACAGAGAATATCCTAAAAAAGTATTCTTCAGACAGCAAAATAGATTTAAAACAAAAATATATTTATCCAGGCTTTATAGATGCTCATTCCCATTTTTTTTGGTTTGCTGAAGGGTTAAATAACCTTGATTTATCAAATACAAATTCTTTGGAAGAAGTATTAGAGGTTTTAAATACAGCCAATAAAAACACACCAAAAGATGTAATTATTGGATATGGATGGGACAATACAAAATGGACTAATAAAAATTTACCAACTAAAAGTATTCTTGATAAATACTTTAAAAATACTCCTGTTATTCTATCAAGAATAGATGGGCATGCTATGTGGGTAAATTCTAAAGTACTAGAATTAGCACAAATTACGGATTCGACTAAAGTTCAAGGCGGAGAAATTGTTAAAATGAATGGTAACCCCACTGGGGTATTAGTTGACAATGCAATGGATTTTGTCAATAAATTGGAGTTAGGTAAAGTACATCCAAATCAATTGCCTTTATTATTATCACAAGCTCAGGATTCATGTTTTAAAGTAGGATTAACTGGAGTAAGTGATTTTGGTTATATCAAAAGACCTACACTTATTTTGTATGACTCTCTCTATAGAAAAGGAGTATTGAAAATACATAATTATGCGATGTTAGATGCATCATTAGATGGAATAGATTATATGCTATCCGAAAACTATATTGAAAATGAAGAATTTCCGAGGGCTATCAAACTTAGAGGCGATGGGGCTTTAGGATCTCATGGGGCATGTTTATTATCACCTTATAAAGATAAAAAAGAAACATACGGACAAATGGTTCTTTCATCTGATAAAATTAGAGAAATTTCTAAAATTGCATTTGATAAAGAATTTCAAGTTTGTGTACATGCAATAGGAGATTCTACCAATAGAGAAGTTTTAAAGATTTTTTCCGAGTTATTAGAACATAATAATGATAGAAGATGGAGAATAGAACATGCACAAGTTGTAAACCCAAAAGACATTTTTTTCTTTAAAAATTATTCAATAATACCATCTGTACAACCGATGCACGCAACATCTGATATGGATTTTGCTATAGAGAGATTAGGAGACGTAAGAATTCAACATTCTTATACTTTTCAGACTTTACTGAATCAAAATAATTGGCTTCCTTTAGGAACAGATTTTCCCGTTGAACCTATTAATCCATTGTATACTTTTTATGCAGCAGTAGCCAGAAAAGATAGAAGTGGTTTACCTGAAAAAGGGTTTCAACTTAAAGAAGCATTAACTAGGGAGCAAGCTCTTAGAGGTATGACGAGTTGGGCGGCAAAAGCACAATTTATGGAAGATAGAATAGGTAGTATTGAAGAAGGTAAAGAAGCAGATTTCATTATTTTAGATAAGGATATTATGAAAATTGAAATCGATGAAGTCTTAAAAGTAGAAGTAATAAATACCTATATCAAAGGAAATAAAGTATATTAA
- a CDS encoding DUF5362 family protein produces MSTFEETNKAANQNIHITINAFKYLKEVQKWTFFFSIIGFIGIGIILVAAIVIGFVLPTKYADQSIFVAIAYIIMAMIYVFPVKYLYGFSRKLKKALLSEDEEQLELSFKNLKSHFKFVGVVTILMMCFYGFIFIISFLGVFHGFSL; encoded by the coding sequence ATGTCAACTTTCGAAGAAACTAACAAGGCAGCAAACCAAAACATCCACATTACAATAAATGCTTTTAAATATTTAAAAGAAGTACAGAAATGGACTTTTTTCTTCTCAATAATAGGTTTTATTGGGATAGGAATAATATTAGTAGCAGCCATAGTTATCGGTTTTGTTTTACCTACAAAATATGCAGATCAATCAATTTTTGTAGCCATAGCTTACATAATAATGGCAATGATTTATGTTTTTCCTGTAAAATATTTATATGGTTTTTCAAGAAAACTAAAGAAAGCACTTTTATCAGAAGATGAAGAACAATTAGAACTATCATTTAAAAATCTAAAATCTCATTTTAAATTTGTTGGTGTAGTTACTATATTAATGATGTGTTTCTACGGATTCATCTTTATCATCTCTTTTCTAGGAGTATTCCATGGTTTTTCTTTATAA
- a CDS encoding OmpA family protein — MKLFLFIYIFIICSFSSFGQKQKTFLDRANKAFERQEFALAIENYGKVHTLDLISRYRLAMSNQKILNYSKALTIYKSILDKQWEGKEDVYLNYGLMAKNLGQYGKAGDAFKKYLFKYPQDTDVRDLYLSCQQDYLNDLQKNKYSVQVENVLFNSPERDMSPLIFGDGIIYTSTRRDLNEGDVHHRDGDNFLEMYLINKDENGMFSNSNIVHEHIASNFHVGPSTYNESKSEFFFTVNLPRQSFKDDKNQIVHHLQIYQSKYNAEKNTFTRPSEINLNHKTHSIGHPTISDDGTKLYFISNQVGTHGGTDIYVSHLQDDGNWGEPINLGNVINTTGNELFPYWYDDNTLYFSSDRHIGLGGLDIFKATLENDSVTHIENIGAPFNSSTDDFSIVFNKKSSVVEGFFTSNRTGGVGSDDIYMFKQEEKNFVVLVIDSLTREPINNAIIECYDKQKMATHKFLTNETGYVRFDAEQKNQIESIAAMSSTYKYKELPITQMGKQENIYIIELVKGTNLQLIGNVYDAVSLERIKNSEVFLYDDDSTVIKSIGNTVEGHYEIILNSLPINNFLISNAKGYNSENTIITNPNPDKFGIIHQDIYLKKVNTENLVKIESIYYEFDSSRLTTSAITKLNRVLSYMSSNQNALVELNAHCDVRGSERYNVKLSLDRVHAAMSFLVGKGIDKSRVRIDYHGESLTYTDCIDCSESEHQLNRRTEIKIIKP; from the coding sequence ATGAAATTATTTTTATTCATATATATATTTATTATTTGCTCTTTTTCTTCTTTTGGACAAAAGCAAAAAACTTTTCTAGATAGAGCCAATAAAGCTTTTGAAAGACAGGAGTTTGCACTTGCAATAGAAAATTATGGAAAAGTTCATACGCTAGATCTAATTTCTAGATATAGATTAGCTATGTCAAATCAAAAAATATTAAACTACAGCAAAGCATTAACGATTTATAAAAGTATTTTAGATAAACAATGGGAGGGTAAAGAAGATGTGTACCTTAATTATGGTTTGATGGCCAAAAATTTAGGACAATATGGTAAAGCTGGTGATGCTTTTAAAAAATACCTTTTCAAATACCCACAGGATACAGATGTTCGAGATTTGTATCTATCGTGTCAACAAGATTACTTAAACGACTTACAAAAAAATAAATATTCAGTTCAAGTAGAAAATGTTTTATTTAATTCTCCAGAAAGGGACATGAGCCCATTAATATTTGGAGATGGAATTATTTATACATCTACAAGAAGAGATTTAAACGAAGGAGATGTACACCACAGAGATGGAGATAATTTTTTAGAAATGTATTTAATTAATAAAGATGAAAACGGAATGTTTTCAAATTCAAATATAGTACATGAACATATCGCATCTAATTTCCATGTGGGTCCATCAACATATAATGAAAGTAAAAGTGAATTTTTCTTTACAGTAAATTTACCAAGACAGTCATTTAAAGATGATAAAAACCAAATAGTACATCATCTTCAAATTTATCAATCAAAATACAACGCAGAGAAAAATACATTTACAAGACCTTCAGAAATTAACCTTAATCATAAAACTCATTCCATTGGTCACCCTACAATCTCAGATGATGGAACTAAGTTATATTTCATTTCAAACCAAGTAGGTACACATGGAGGTACAGATATTTATGTCTCGCATTTACAAGATGACGGTAATTGGGGTGAACCCATCAATTTAGGAAATGTTATTAATACTACGGGTAATGAATTATTTCCGTATTGGTATGATGATAACACTTTATATTTTTCTTCAGATAGGCATATTGGATTAGGTGGACTTGATATTTTTAAGGCTACTTTAGAAAATGATAGCGTAACACATATTGAAAATATTGGAGCACCTTTTAACTCCTCAACAGATGATTTCAGTATAGTTTTTAATAAAAAAAGTAGTGTTGTAGAAGGTTTCTTCACATCAAACCGAACAGGTGGTGTTGGTTCTGATGATATTTATATGTTTAAGCAAGAAGAGAAGAATTTTGTTGTATTAGTAATTGATAGTCTTACTAGAGAACCTATAAATAATGCCATTATTGAATGTTATGACAAACAAAAAATGGCAACACACAAGTTTCTCACAAATGAGACAGGTTATGTGCGATTTGATGCAGAACAGAAAAATCAGATTGAATCTATTGCTGCAATGTCCTCCACTTATAAATACAAAGAATTACCTATAACTCAAATGGGTAAACAAGAAAATATTTATATTATTGAATTAGTGAAGGGGACAAATTTACAGCTTATTGGTAATGTTTATGATGCTGTGTCTTTAGAAAGAATTAAAAATTCTGAAGTGTTTTTATATGATGATGACTCTACAGTAATTAAAAGTATTGGTAATACAGTTGAAGGGCATTATGAGATTATTTTAAATAGTTTACCAATTAATAATTTCTTGATTTCTAATGCGAAAGGTTATAATTCAGAAAATACAATTATAACTAATCCTAACCCAGACAAATTTGGGATTATACATCAAGATATTTACTTGAAAAAAGTTAATACTGAAAATCTCGTAAAAATTGAAAGTATCTATTATGAATTTGATTCATCACGTTTAACCACATCAGCTATCACAAAATTGAATAGAGTACTTTCATATATGTCTTCAAATCAAAATGCTTTGGTAGAATTAAATGCACATTGTGATGTAAGGGGCTCTGAAAGGTATAATGTAAAACTATCTTTAGATAGAGTACATGCGGCAATGTCGTTTTTAGTAGGAAAAGGAATTGATAAATCTAGAGTAAGAATAGATTACCACGGAGAGAGTTTAACTTATACAGATTGTATTGATTGTTCTGAAAGTGAGCACCAATTGAATAGAAGAACAGAAATCAAAATCATAAAACCTTAA
- a CDS encoding PorP/SprF family type IX secretion system membrane protein codes for MKIISIYISLLFFTSSIACLGQQMPMFSQYAYNTLAINPAIAGTKDGINALMLYRKQWSDYEGAPSTINFSASSNISNGKFGVGVNFVNDKIGISNNNTVQGAFSYILDLNDNLRLSMGMYLSLLNFQHDWGSLRVQHTSDPLFANGKESLFSFNTGVGAYLYNKRFYVSFSIPNILETKMSNTSESYYLRHYFLKGGVHFDINQSIEFVPSVLLKYVKNNNIQGDITATVIFQKMLWFGVSYRSEDGIALLSQVVLKERFRIGYAYDYPHTEIQKATSGTHEILLGIKINKKSTPSNIITSPRYF; via the coding sequence ATGAAGATAATTAGTATTTACATATCGCTTCTATTCTTTACAAGTAGTATTGCTTGCTTGGGACAACAAATGCCAATGTTTTCTCAGTATGCATATAATACATTAGCAATAAATCCCGCAATTGCAGGAACAAAAGATGGCATAAATGCATTAATGCTTTATAGAAAACAATGGAGTGATTATGAAGGAGCACCAAGTACAATTAATTTCTCTGCTTCATCAAATATTTCTAATGGGAAATTTGGAGTTGGGGTAAACTTTGTCAACGATAAAATTGGTATATCAAATAATAACACTGTTCAAGGTGCTTTCTCTTATATTTTAGATTTAAATGATAATCTAAGATTATCAATGGGAATGTATCTTTCATTATTAAATTTCCAGCATGATTGGGGTTCTTTACGAGTACAACATACATCAGACCCACTATTTGCTAATGGGAAAGAATCTCTTTTTAGTTTTAATACCGGTGTTGGAGCTTATTTATATAACAAAAGATTTTATGTGAGTTTTTCTATTCCTAATATCTTAGAAACAAAAATGTCTAACACTTCAGAAAGTTACTATTTAAGACATTATTTCTTAAAAGGAGGAGTTCATTTTGATATAAATCAATCGATAGAATTTGTACCATCCGTCTTATTAAAGTATGTAAAAAATAATAATATTCAAGGTGATATTACAGCAACAGTTATCTTTCAGAAAATGCTTTGGTTTGGCGTATCTTATAGGTCTGAGGATGGAATTGCGTTATTATCTCAAGTTGTTTTAAAAGAACGTTTTAGAATTGGGTATGCTTATGATTATCCTCATACAGAAATACAAAAAGCTACTTCAGGAACACATGAAATTCTTTTAGGAATAAAAATTAATAAAAAATCTACACCTAGTAACATTATTACAAGTCCACGATATTTCTAA
- a CDS encoding NCS2 family permease — MNFLNKAFKLDQHNTTVSKEFIGGLTTFLTMAYIIFVNPDILSQTGMDKEALFTVTLLASIVGTLLAAFWGKMPFAMAPGMGLNAFFTYTIVMGAGVPWETALGIVFISGVAFVILTFLGVREKIANAIPLSLRISVTAGIGLFITFIGMKNMGLIVDHPATLVTLGKFTPQLILAMIGFIITAYLEYKKVTGGILIGIVFITLSSILMGYVSLPTSLVSTPPSIEPVFMKLDVMGALKFAFIGPIFSFMFVDLFDSLSTIIACSNQAGLTKKDGTVPNLEKILEADAATTVAGAVLGTSTTTIFIESASGIASGARTGLASVFTALLMAGCLFFSPLATIVPSYATAPALLMVGVYMFSNIKQIKFDNMLTSVPSFLTIIMMPLTYSISMGITFGFLSYVILNILGGKAKELPITMYVIGFFSLINLIVG; from the coding sequence ATGAATTTCTTAAATAAAGCTTTTAAGCTTGATCAACATAATACTACAGTAAGCAAAGAATTTATAGGTGGTTTAACAACATTCCTAACAATGGCTTACATCATCTTTGTAAACCCTGATATTTTAAGTCAGACGGGTATGGACAAAGAAGCATTATTTACGGTTACGTTGTTAGCCAGTATTGTAGGTACTTTATTAGCCGCATTTTGGGGTAAAATGCCTTTTGCAATGGCTCCAGGTATGGGCTTAAATGCTTTTTTTACATATACAATTGTAATGGGAGCTGGTGTACCTTGGGAAACTGCTTTAGGCATTGTATTTATATCAGGCGTTGCATTTGTTATTCTTACCTTTTTAGGTGTAAGAGAAAAAATTGCTAATGCTATTCCATTATCATTAAGAATAAGTGTAACAGCTGGTATTGGCTTGTTTATTACATTTATTGGTATGAAAAACATGGGGTTAATTGTAGATCATCCAGCAACATTAGTAACGCTAGGAAAATTTACGCCTCAACTAATTTTAGCAATGATAGGCTTTATCATTACTGCTTATTTAGAGTATAAAAAAGTAACTGGAGGTATCTTAATTGGTATTGTATTTATAACTTTGTCGAGTATTTTGATGGGCTATGTTTCTTTACCTACTAGCTTAGTAAGTACGCCCCCATCAATAGAACCTGTTTTTATGAAATTGGATGTGATGGGTGCATTAAAGTTTGCATTTATTGGTCCTATTTTCTCTTTTATGTTTGTTGATTTATTTGATTCATTATCAACAATTATTGCTTGTTCAAACCAAGCAGGTTTAACAAAAAAAGACGGAACAGTACCGAACTTAGAAAAGATTTTAGAAGCAGATGCAGCTACAACTGTTGCTGGAGCGGTGCTAGGTACATCAACTACAACAATATTTATTGAATCAGCATCTGGTATTGCTAGTGGAGCTCGTACAGGTTTAGCATCAGTATTTACAGCATTACTTATGGCTGGTTGTTTATTTTTCTCTCCATTGGCTACAATTGTTCCTTCTTATGCCACAGCACCTGCATTACTTATGGTCGGAGTATATATGTTCTCAAATATCAAACAGATTAAATTTGATAACATGTTAACTTCAGTGCCTTCTTTTCTTACAATTATAATGATGCCATTAACGTATTCAATTTCTATGGGAATCACTTTTGGGTTCTTATCTTATGTAATTTTGAATATTTTAGGAGGTAAAGCTAAAGAGTTGCCTATAACAATGTATGTTATTGGTTTCTTTTCTTTAATCAATTTAATTGTTGGTTAG
- a CDS encoding DUF6150 family protein translates to MKFLSLYLLSICMLLGSLSCSMAGANEGMEPKPKVFIVTEKWKADKIVKSVTNSYQADIIIASNSWESSDWVLVDQLYKADMKIFLTSKSYEADYLVFFK, encoded by the coding sequence ATGAAATTTCTATCACTTTACCTGCTTTCAATATGTATGCTTTTAGGTTCTCTTTCTTGTTCAATGGCTGGAGCTAATGAGGGGATGGAACCTAAACCAAAAGTTTTTATTGTGACAGAAAAATGGAAAGCTGATAAGATCGTGAAGAGTGTTACCAACTCTTATCAAGCAGATATTATTATTGCTTCTAATAGTTGGGAATCATCAGACTGGGTACTTGTAGATCAATTATACAAAGCAGACATGAAAATATTTCTTACATCTAAAAGTTATGAGGCCGATTATTTAGTTTTCTTCAAATAA
- a CDS encoding MATE family efflux transporter, translating to MNKHFKNIITKYPFVITYSLTFSELLFGYILLLFITREYAAEDVGLWFLFFSIFNFSINIREGVVYVALVKFSSGKEKIDANQTYKTVLIAIVLIELLIGIVICSIGLLDLFKNLSSLLISYPLFSLSINLLKWVENIHKSKKTIYIAVIINSITLTFLCISLYYVHSNHLSINQLVYCLIVVYLCSFCISLFTIPFKKIIKSKVNKQTFSSIMLYAKQGFLKALFGTISSKMTLFLSAGILSLEITALLGLAQRYLVIILSISNSIQLIFYPRIVKLFEKGSLDKLKEVFIDTLSQVYLIILPISIGFIIFIKPIITFLHGNAYSDSFYLLIILVISSLFAPLGSFFASYTNAKGKPQYSTNIVVFNSILLIITSVIFVELYGEIGTVLPGLITEIVGSILIFIYFLKKENLNLFVSVHSMKRQMKETISLLLKRKKI from the coding sequence TTGAATAAACACTTCAAGAACATTATAACAAAGTATCCTTTTGTTATTACATACTCACTGACTTTTAGTGAATTACTTTTTGGGTATATCCTTTTGTTATTTATTACAAGAGAATACGCAGCCGAAGATGTTGGTTTATGGTTCTTATTTTTCTCAATATTCAATTTTTCTATAAATATTAGAGAAGGTGTTGTTTATGTAGCATTAGTAAAATTTTCATCTGGAAAAGAAAAGATTGATGCAAACCAAACGTATAAAACCGTTTTAATTGCAATAGTTTTAATAGAACTTCTTATCGGAATAGTGATTTGTAGTATTGGTTTATTAGATTTATTTAAAAACCTATCAAGTTTATTAATTTCATACCCCCTTTTTTCATTAAGCATCAATCTTTTAAAATGGGTTGAGAATATTCATAAAAGTAAAAAGACGATCTATATAGCTGTAATTATTAATAGTATTACACTTACTTTTTTGTGTATTAGTCTTTATTATGTGCATAGTAATCACCTCTCGATTAATCAATTAGTTTATTGTTTAATTGTCGTTTATTTATGCTCATTCTGTATTTCTTTGTTTACAATTCCATTTAAAAAAATTATAAAAAGTAAAGTCAACAAGCAAACATTTAGTAGTATAATGCTATATGCTAAACAAGGATTTTTGAAGGCGTTATTTGGGACAATATCATCTAAGATGACCCTATTCTTATCTGCAGGTATATTATCTTTAGAAATTACAGCTTTATTAGGATTAGCACAACGGTATTTAGTCATCATTTTATCAATTTCAAACTCAATACAATTAATATTCTATCCTAGAATTGTAAAGTTATTTGAAAAAGGCAGTTTAGATAAACTTAAGGAAGTATTTATAGATACACTCAGTCAAGTATATCTTATCATTTTACCAATATCAATTGGATTCATAATTTTTATAAAACCAATTATAACTTTCCTACACGGAAATGCTTATTCAGATTCTTTTTATTTATTGATAATACTAGTAATTAGTTCATTATTTGCACCATTAGGCTCATTTTTCGCAAGTTATACCAATGCAAAAGGAAAGCCACAGTACAGTACAAACATTGTAGTTTTCAATAGTATTTTACTGATTATAACATCTGTAATTTTTGTAGAGTTATATGGTGAAATTGGTACAGTATTGCCTGGTTTAATTACTGAAATAGTAGGCTCAATATTAATTTTTATCTATTTTCTTAAAAAGGAAAACCTCAATTTATTTGTTTCAGTACATAGTATGAAAAGACAAATGAAAGAGACTATTTCTTTACTACTTAAGAGAAAAAAGATTTAA